In Vigna radiata var. radiata cultivar VC1973A chromosome 3, Vradiata_ver6, whole genome shotgun sequence, the following proteins share a genomic window:
- the LOC106757929 gene encoding probable galactinol--sucrose galactosyltransferase 2 isoform X3, with the protein MTVTPKISVNDKKLVVHGKTILTGVPDNIVLTPGSGGGLVTGAFVGATASHSKSLHVFPMGVLEELRFMCCFRFKLWWMTQRMGTCGRDVPLETQFMLIESKESEVDGENSPTIYTVFLPLLEGPFRAVLQGNDKNEIEICLESGDNAVETDQGLHLVYMHAGTNPFEVINQAVKAVEKHMQTFLHREKKKLPSFLDWFGWCTWDAFYTDVTAEGVEEGLERTPKFVQYDHSLSAGATPPRFLIIDDGWQQIESKQKDVDCVVQEGAQFATRLTGIRENTKFQKKTHNSEQTSGLKHLVEGVKQHHNVKNVYVWHALAGYWGGVKPAATGMEHYDTALAYPVQSPGVLGNQPDIVMDSLAVHGLGLVHPKKVFNFYNELHAYLASCGVDGVKVDVQNIIETLGAGHGGRVSLTRSYHHALEASIARNFTENGCIACMCHNTDGLYSSKQTAVVRASDDFYPRDPASHTIHISSVAYNSLFLGEFMQPDWDMFHSLHPAAEYHAAARAIGGCPIYVSDKPGYHNFDLLKKLVLPDGSVLRAQLPGRPTRDSLFVDPARDGTSLLKIWNMNKCSGVVGVFNCQGAGWCKIEKKTRIHDTSPGTLTGSVCASDVDLITQVAGPEWLGETIVYAYRSGEVIRLPKGVSVPVTLKVLEFELFHFCPIHEIAPGISFAAIGLLDMFNTGGAVELVEIHRASNNKPELFDGEVLSELTCSQSPNRAAAATVSLRVRGRGRFGVYSSQRPVKCVVDGSETDFNYESESGLATFSIPVPQEEMYRWAIEIKV; encoded by the exons ATGACTGTCACTCCTAAGATCTCCGTCAACGATAAGAAATTGGTTGTTCATGGCAAGACCATATTAACCGGAGTACCGGACAACATTGTGCTCACTCCAGGATCTGGAGGTGGCCTAGTGACTGGTGCTTTTGTTGGTGCTACTGCTTCCCACAGCAAAAGTCTCCATGTGTTTCCAATGGGTGTCTTGGA GGAGCTCCGGTTCATGTGTTGCTTCCGGTTCAAGTTATGGTGGATGACTCAGAGAATGGGAACTTGTGGGAGGGATGTTCCACTGGAGACACAGTTCATGCTGATTGAGAGCAAAGAGAGTGAAGTGGATGGAGAGAATTCTCCAACCATCTACACtgtctttcttcctcttctcgaAGGTCCATTCCGAGCTGTTCTTCAAGGCAACGACAAGAACGAGATAGAGATTTGCCTCGAGAGTG GGGATAACGCGGTTGAGACTGATCAAGGCCTTCACCTAGTTTACATGCATGCTGGGACCAACCCCTTTGAAGTCATCAATCAAGCAGTGAA GGCTGTGGAAAAACACATGCAAACTTTTCTTCACCGTGAGAAGAAAAAG TTACCCTCTTTTCTTGACTGGTTTGGTTGGTGCACATGGGATGCTTTCTATACTGATGTCACAGCTGAGGGTGTAGAGGAAGGCCTGGAAAG AACACCGAAATTTGTTCAATATGATCACAGTCTATCTGCGGGAGCTACACCACCACGGTTCCTAATCATAGATGATGGCTGGCAACAGATTGAAAGTAAACAAAAGGATGTTGACTGTGTTGTACAAGAAGGGGCACA GTTTGCTACTAGGCTGACTGGTATTAGAGAGAATActaaatttcagaagaaaacaCACAACAGTGAGCAAACATCAGGTCTGAAGCATTTAGTAGAAGGAGTAAAGCAGCATCACAACGTGAA AAATGTTTATGTATGGCATGCATTAGCTGGTTATTGGGGTGGAGTGAAACCAGCAGCAACTGGCATGGAGCATTATGACACTGCCTTGGCATATCCAGTGCAGTCACCAGGTGTGCTTGGAAACCAACCAGACATTGTCATGGACAGCTTGGCCGTACATGGCCTAGGCCTAGTGCACCCAAAGAAGGTTTTCAATTTCTACAATGAGCTCCATGCTTACTTGGCTTCTTGTGGAGTGGATGGAGTGAAGGTTGATGTGCAGAACATTATTGAGACCCTTGGTGCTGGACATGGTGGAAGAGTCTCTCTTACACGAAGCTATCATCACGCTCTTGAGGCTTCCATTGCTCGTAACTTCACTGAGAATGGATGCATTGCTTGCATGTGTCACAACACTGATGGCCTTTACAGTTCCAAGCAGACTGCTGTTGTGAGAGCCTCTGATGATTTCTACCCTCGTGATCCTGCTTCCCACACCATCCATATTTCTTCTGTTGCATACAACTCACTTTTCCTTGGAGAATTCATGCAACCAGATTGGGACATGTTTCAT AGTTTACACCCTGCAGCAGAATATCATGCTGCGGCTCGTGCAATTGGTGGATGTCCAATTTATGTGAG TGACAAGCCAGGCTACCACAATTTTGATCTTCTTAAGAAACTGGTTCTTCCTGATGGTTCGGTTCTCCGAGCACAATTACCAGGGAGGCCAACTCGTGATTCTCTGTTTGTTGATCCAGCCAGAGATGGGACTAG CTTGCTCAAAATCTGGAACATGAACAAATGTTCTGGAGTTGTTGGTGTATTTAACTGCCAAGGTGCTGGGTGGTGCaagatagagaagaaaactcGCATCCATGATACATCTCCCGGTACACTAACTGGCTCTGTCTGTGCCTCTGATGTTGACCTTATCACCCAAGTAGCAGGTCCTGAATGGCTTGGAGAGACAATTGTTTATGCTTATAGATCAG GTGAGGTGATTCGGCTACCAAAGGGGGTTTCAGTTCCGGTGACACTGAAAGTTCTTGAGTTTGAACTTTTTCATTTCTGTCCAATCCAT GAAATAGCACCAGGTATTTCATTTGCAGCGATAGGGCTACTTGATATGTTCAACACTGGAGGAGCTGTGGAGCTGGTTGAAATTCACAGAGCCTCTAACAACAAACCAGAACTGTTTGATGGTGAGGTGTTATCAGAATTAACCTGTTCTCAGAGTCCTAACCGAGCAGCAGCAGCAACTGTTTCTCTTAGAGTCAGGGGAAGAGGCAGGTTTGGAGTTTACTCCTCTCAACGCCCAGTGAAATGTGTAGTAGATGGCTCTGAAACAGACTTCAACTATGAGTCAGAGAGTGGGTTGGCAACCTTCTCCATCCCAGTTCCTCAAGAGGAGATGTATAGATGGGCAATAGAGATCAAAGTTTGA
- the LOC106757929 gene encoding probable galactinol--sucrose galactosyltransferase 2 isoform X1 has product MTVLKTTPTQFPTWIPPFREPRRCLSNMCLTFSIHHHRHKPLVVKCSKMTVTPKISVNDKKLVVHGKTILTGVPDNIVLTPGSGGGLVTGAFVGATASHSKSLHVFPMGVLEELRFMCCFRFKLWWMTQRMGTCGRDVPLETQFMLIESKESEVDGENSPTIYTVFLPLLEGPFRAVLQGNDKNEIEICLESGDNAVETDQGLHLVYMHAGTNPFEVINQAVKAVEKHMQTFLHREKKKLPSFLDWFGWCTWDAFYTDVTAEGVEEGLERTPKFVQYDHSLSAGATPPRFLIIDDGWQQIESKQKDVDCVVQEGAQFATRLTGIRENTKFQKKTHNSEQTSGLKHLVEGVKQHHNVKNVYVWHALAGYWGGVKPAATGMEHYDTALAYPVQSPGVLGNQPDIVMDSLAVHGLGLVHPKKVFNFYNELHAYLASCGVDGVKVDVQNIIETLGAGHGGRVSLTRSYHHALEASIARNFTENGCIACMCHNTDGLYSSKQTAVVRASDDFYPRDPASHTIHISSVAYNSLFLGEFMQPDWDMFHSLHPAAEYHAAARAIGGCPIYVSDKPGYHNFDLLKKLVLPDGSVLRAQLPGRPTRDSLFVDPARDGTSLLKIWNMNKCSGVVGVFNCQGAGWCKIEKKTRIHDTSPGTLTGSVCASDVDLITQVAGPEWLGETIVYAYRSGEVIRLPKGVSVPVTLKVLEFELFHFCPIHEIAPGISFAAIGLLDMFNTGGAVELVEIHRASNNKPELFDGEVLSELTCSQSPNRAAAATVSLRVRGRGRFGVYSSQRPVKCVVDGSETDFNYESESGLATFSIPVPQEEMYRWAIEIKV; this is encoded by the exons ATGACGGTGCTAAAGACAACACCAACGCAGTTCCCTACGTGGATTCCTCCATTCCGTGAACCACGTCGCTGTCTATCTAACATGTGCTTAACCTTTAGCATCCATCACCATCGTCATAAGCCCCTAG TTGTGAAGTGTTCGAAAATGACTGTCACTCCTAAGATCTCCGTCAACGATAAGAAATTGGTTGTTCATGGCAAGACCATATTAACCGGAGTACCGGACAACATTGTGCTCACTCCAGGATCTGGAGGTGGCCTAGTGACTGGTGCTTTTGTTGGTGCTACTGCTTCCCACAGCAAAAGTCTCCATGTGTTTCCAATGGGTGTCTTGGA GGAGCTCCGGTTCATGTGTTGCTTCCGGTTCAAGTTATGGTGGATGACTCAGAGAATGGGAACTTGTGGGAGGGATGTTCCACTGGAGACACAGTTCATGCTGATTGAGAGCAAAGAGAGTGAAGTGGATGGAGAGAATTCTCCAACCATCTACACtgtctttcttcctcttctcgaAGGTCCATTCCGAGCTGTTCTTCAAGGCAACGACAAGAACGAGATAGAGATTTGCCTCGAGAGTG GGGATAACGCGGTTGAGACTGATCAAGGCCTTCACCTAGTTTACATGCATGCTGGGACCAACCCCTTTGAAGTCATCAATCAAGCAGTGAA GGCTGTGGAAAAACACATGCAAACTTTTCTTCACCGTGAGAAGAAAAAG TTACCCTCTTTTCTTGACTGGTTTGGTTGGTGCACATGGGATGCTTTCTATACTGATGTCACAGCTGAGGGTGTAGAGGAAGGCCTGGAAAG AACACCGAAATTTGTTCAATATGATCACAGTCTATCTGCGGGAGCTACACCACCACGGTTCCTAATCATAGATGATGGCTGGCAACAGATTGAAAGTAAACAAAAGGATGTTGACTGTGTTGTACAAGAAGGGGCACA GTTTGCTACTAGGCTGACTGGTATTAGAGAGAATActaaatttcagaagaaaacaCACAACAGTGAGCAAACATCAGGTCTGAAGCATTTAGTAGAAGGAGTAAAGCAGCATCACAACGTGAA AAATGTTTATGTATGGCATGCATTAGCTGGTTATTGGGGTGGAGTGAAACCAGCAGCAACTGGCATGGAGCATTATGACACTGCCTTGGCATATCCAGTGCAGTCACCAGGTGTGCTTGGAAACCAACCAGACATTGTCATGGACAGCTTGGCCGTACATGGCCTAGGCCTAGTGCACCCAAAGAAGGTTTTCAATTTCTACAATGAGCTCCATGCTTACTTGGCTTCTTGTGGAGTGGATGGAGTGAAGGTTGATGTGCAGAACATTATTGAGACCCTTGGTGCTGGACATGGTGGAAGAGTCTCTCTTACACGAAGCTATCATCACGCTCTTGAGGCTTCCATTGCTCGTAACTTCACTGAGAATGGATGCATTGCTTGCATGTGTCACAACACTGATGGCCTTTACAGTTCCAAGCAGACTGCTGTTGTGAGAGCCTCTGATGATTTCTACCCTCGTGATCCTGCTTCCCACACCATCCATATTTCTTCTGTTGCATACAACTCACTTTTCCTTGGAGAATTCATGCAACCAGATTGGGACATGTTTCAT AGTTTACACCCTGCAGCAGAATATCATGCTGCGGCTCGTGCAATTGGTGGATGTCCAATTTATGTGAG TGACAAGCCAGGCTACCACAATTTTGATCTTCTTAAGAAACTGGTTCTTCCTGATGGTTCGGTTCTCCGAGCACAATTACCAGGGAGGCCAACTCGTGATTCTCTGTTTGTTGATCCAGCCAGAGATGGGACTAG CTTGCTCAAAATCTGGAACATGAACAAATGTTCTGGAGTTGTTGGTGTATTTAACTGCCAAGGTGCTGGGTGGTGCaagatagagaagaaaactcGCATCCATGATACATCTCCCGGTACACTAACTGGCTCTGTCTGTGCCTCTGATGTTGACCTTATCACCCAAGTAGCAGGTCCTGAATGGCTTGGAGAGACAATTGTTTATGCTTATAGATCAG GTGAGGTGATTCGGCTACCAAAGGGGGTTTCAGTTCCGGTGACACTGAAAGTTCTTGAGTTTGAACTTTTTCATTTCTGTCCAATCCAT GAAATAGCACCAGGTATTTCATTTGCAGCGATAGGGCTACTTGATATGTTCAACACTGGAGGAGCTGTGGAGCTGGTTGAAATTCACAGAGCCTCTAACAACAAACCAGAACTGTTTGATGGTGAGGTGTTATCAGAATTAACCTGTTCTCAGAGTCCTAACCGAGCAGCAGCAGCAACTGTTTCTCTTAGAGTCAGGGGAAGAGGCAGGTTTGGAGTTTACTCCTCTCAACGCCCAGTGAAATGTGTAGTAGATGGCTCTGAAACAGACTTCAACTATGAGTCAGAGAGTGGGTTGGCAACCTTCTCCATCCCAGTTCCTCAAGAGGAGATGTATAGATGGGCAATAGAGATCAAAGTTTGA
- the LOC106757929 gene encoding probable galactinol--sucrose galactosyltransferase 2 isoform X2, translating into MTVLKTTPTQFPTWIPPFREPRRCLSNMCLTFSIHHHRHKPLVVKCSKMTVTPKISVNDKKLVVHGKTILTGVPDNIVLTPGSGGGLVTGAFVGATASHSKSLHVFPMGVLEELRFMCCFRFKLWWMTQRMGTCGRDVPLETQFMLIESKESEVDGENSPTIYTVFLPLLEGPFRAVLQGNDKNEIEICLESGDNAVETDQGLHLVYMHAGTNPFEVINQAVKAVEKHMQTFLHREKKKLPSFLDWFGWCTWDAFYTDVTAEGVEEGLESLSAGATPPRFLIIDDGWQQIESKQKDVDCVVQEGAQFATRLTGIRENTKFQKKTHNSEQTSGLKHLVEGVKQHHNVKNVYVWHALAGYWGGVKPAATGMEHYDTALAYPVQSPGVLGNQPDIVMDSLAVHGLGLVHPKKVFNFYNELHAYLASCGVDGVKVDVQNIIETLGAGHGGRVSLTRSYHHALEASIARNFTENGCIACMCHNTDGLYSSKQTAVVRASDDFYPRDPASHTIHISSVAYNSLFLGEFMQPDWDMFHSLHPAAEYHAAARAIGGCPIYVSDKPGYHNFDLLKKLVLPDGSVLRAQLPGRPTRDSLFVDPARDGTSLLKIWNMNKCSGVVGVFNCQGAGWCKIEKKTRIHDTSPGTLTGSVCASDVDLITQVAGPEWLGETIVYAYRSGEVIRLPKGVSVPVTLKVLEFELFHFCPIHEIAPGISFAAIGLLDMFNTGGAVELVEIHRASNNKPELFDGEVLSELTCSQSPNRAAAATVSLRVRGRGRFGVYSSQRPVKCVVDGSETDFNYESESGLATFSIPVPQEEMYRWAIEIKV; encoded by the exons ATGACGGTGCTAAAGACAACACCAACGCAGTTCCCTACGTGGATTCCTCCATTCCGTGAACCACGTCGCTGTCTATCTAACATGTGCTTAACCTTTAGCATCCATCACCATCGTCATAAGCCCCTAG TTGTGAAGTGTTCGAAAATGACTGTCACTCCTAAGATCTCCGTCAACGATAAGAAATTGGTTGTTCATGGCAAGACCATATTAACCGGAGTACCGGACAACATTGTGCTCACTCCAGGATCTGGAGGTGGCCTAGTGACTGGTGCTTTTGTTGGTGCTACTGCTTCCCACAGCAAAAGTCTCCATGTGTTTCCAATGGGTGTCTTGGA GGAGCTCCGGTTCATGTGTTGCTTCCGGTTCAAGTTATGGTGGATGACTCAGAGAATGGGAACTTGTGGGAGGGATGTTCCACTGGAGACACAGTTCATGCTGATTGAGAGCAAAGAGAGTGAAGTGGATGGAGAGAATTCTCCAACCATCTACACtgtctttcttcctcttctcgaAGGTCCATTCCGAGCTGTTCTTCAAGGCAACGACAAGAACGAGATAGAGATTTGCCTCGAGAGTG GGGATAACGCGGTTGAGACTGATCAAGGCCTTCACCTAGTTTACATGCATGCTGGGACCAACCCCTTTGAAGTCATCAATCAAGCAGTGAA GGCTGTGGAAAAACACATGCAAACTTTTCTTCACCGTGAGAAGAAAAAG TTACCCTCTTTTCTTGACTGGTTTGGTTGGTGCACATGGGATGCTTTCTATACTGATGTCACAGCTGAGGGTGTAGAGGAAGGCCTGGAAAG TCTATCTGCGGGAGCTACACCACCACGGTTCCTAATCATAGATGATGGCTGGCAACAGATTGAAAGTAAACAAAAGGATGTTGACTGTGTTGTACAAGAAGGGGCACA GTTTGCTACTAGGCTGACTGGTATTAGAGAGAATActaaatttcagaagaaaacaCACAACAGTGAGCAAACATCAGGTCTGAAGCATTTAGTAGAAGGAGTAAAGCAGCATCACAACGTGAA AAATGTTTATGTATGGCATGCATTAGCTGGTTATTGGGGTGGAGTGAAACCAGCAGCAACTGGCATGGAGCATTATGACACTGCCTTGGCATATCCAGTGCAGTCACCAGGTGTGCTTGGAAACCAACCAGACATTGTCATGGACAGCTTGGCCGTACATGGCCTAGGCCTAGTGCACCCAAAGAAGGTTTTCAATTTCTACAATGAGCTCCATGCTTACTTGGCTTCTTGTGGAGTGGATGGAGTGAAGGTTGATGTGCAGAACATTATTGAGACCCTTGGTGCTGGACATGGTGGAAGAGTCTCTCTTACACGAAGCTATCATCACGCTCTTGAGGCTTCCATTGCTCGTAACTTCACTGAGAATGGATGCATTGCTTGCATGTGTCACAACACTGATGGCCTTTACAGTTCCAAGCAGACTGCTGTTGTGAGAGCCTCTGATGATTTCTACCCTCGTGATCCTGCTTCCCACACCATCCATATTTCTTCTGTTGCATACAACTCACTTTTCCTTGGAGAATTCATGCAACCAGATTGGGACATGTTTCAT AGTTTACACCCTGCAGCAGAATATCATGCTGCGGCTCGTGCAATTGGTGGATGTCCAATTTATGTGAG TGACAAGCCAGGCTACCACAATTTTGATCTTCTTAAGAAACTGGTTCTTCCTGATGGTTCGGTTCTCCGAGCACAATTACCAGGGAGGCCAACTCGTGATTCTCTGTTTGTTGATCCAGCCAGAGATGGGACTAG CTTGCTCAAAATCTGGAACATGAACAAATGTTCTGGAGTTGTTGGTGTATTTAACTGCCAAGGTGCTGGGTGGTGCaagatagagaagaaaactcGCATCCATGATACATCTCCCGGTACACTAACTGGCTCTGTCTGTGCCTCTGATGTTGACCTTATCACCCAAGTAGCAGGTCCTGAATGGCTTGGAGAGACAATTGTTTATGCTTATAGATCAG GTGAGGTGATTCGGCTACCAAAGGGGGTTTCAGTTCCGGTGACACTGAAAGTTCTTGAGTTTGAACTTTTTCATTTCTGTCCAATCCAT GAAATAGCACCAGGTATTTCATTTGCAGCGATAGGGCTACTTGATATGTTCAACACTGGAGGAGCTGTGGAGCTGGTTGAAATTCACAGAGCCTCTAACAACAAACCAGAACTGTTTGATGGTGAGGTGTTATCAGAATTAACCTGTTCTCAGAGTCCTAACCGAGCAGCAGCAGCAACTGTTTCTCTTAGAGTCAGGGGAAGAGGCAGGTTTGGAGTTTACTCCTCTCAACGCCCAGTGAAATGTGTAGTAGATGGCTCTGAAACAGACTTCAACTATGAGTCAGAGAGTGGGTTGGCAACCTTCTCCATCCCAGTTCCTCAAGAGGAGATGTATAGATGGGCAATAGAGATCAAAGTTTGA